From Pseudovibrio sp. Tun.PSC04-5.I4, a single genomic window includes:
- a CDS encoding alpha/beta hydrolase — MRLPRRDKLISAVYSATLSPDGYDETLDVIDELVFGARLHEDQKAAPSERVGLHGVGERVELEVDPELLDHFGRAHDIQKRVGRPKYQQHKALVLLETAPNPTFIFDQSEKIIARNIPARDSGQADSQSLEEVCGDADVLENIRNYVAGRGENGKLAVPGHQRSARGSNTCILVEKLDADMSESLLEGEEGAETHYFLTVVDLGFGPEITELFQKTYGLTGAEADISLHLARGLQVIEIAEERGATVQTLRTQLKSIKRKTNTRDIPAIVRLLCGFSAGVLVSSQISAKRSSTSPNFEVMKSTKQIRLRDGRRMSYMEQGNPNGIPVLMVHNMPYGVELPEAAIQAASRLNLRIIAPYRPGYGDSDRVKHATSKSILNAVASDFCELLDKLGIPQATVLGQTIGAVYALRFARLYPNRVTHLFAVGRAPIWKDEWSAQTPKRQRLALRLAKHLPQLLQIIMWATVKFLDKGNGEEFIITSCKDGTSDAHALKNHETLRLMVEGADDGFKQGVDAFCLDCFLAVEDFTDEARELMHAFHILHGDDDQIVKISQSQAFVKSVPGTELEVIKGAGQLLMYSHWDRVLKAIKTKHRY, encoded by the coding sequence ATGCGTTTGCCTAGGAGAGATAAGCTCATATCTGCTGTCTACTCAGCTACGTTGTCTCCAGATGGCTATGACGAGACGCTGGATGTAATTGATGAGCTGGTCTTTGGTGCACGCCTTCATGAAGACCAGAAGGCCGCCCCCTCTGAACGGGTGGGGCTGCATGGAGTTGGTGAGCGGGTTGAACTGGAGGTGGACCCTGAGCTTCTGGACCATTTTGGCAGAGCTCACGATATCCAGAAACGTGTTGGCCGACCCAAATATCAGCAGCACAAAGCCTTGGTTCTGTTGGAGACGGCTCCAAATCCGACCTTCATTTTTGATCAATCTGAAAAAATAATTGCGAGAAATATACCGGCACGTGACAGTGGGCAAGCCGACTCCCAGTCATTGGAAGAGGTGTGTGGCGATGCCGACGTTCTCGAAAATATACGGAACTATGTAGCCGGGCGGGGTGAAAACGGCAAACTCGCAGTGCCGGGCCACCAACGGAGCGCGCGCGGGTCTAATACATGCATTCTCGTGGAAAAGCTTGACGCTGATATGAGCGAAAGCCTCTTAGAAGGCGAAGAAGGAGCGGAAACCCACTACTTTCTGACAGTCGTTGATTTAGGTTTTGGTCCTGAAATTACTGAGTTATTCCAAAAAACCTACGGCCTTACAGGGGCTGAGGCGGATATTTCATTACACCTTGCGCGTGGGTTACAAGTAATTGAGATTGCGGAGGAACGCGGCGCAACTGTCCAGACATTGCGCACCCAGTTAAAGAGCATCAAGCGAAAGACCAACACACGCGATATTCCAGCCATTGTCCGCCTGCTTTGTGGGTTCTCAGCGGGTGTTTTGGTGTCCTCACAGATCTCCGCAAAAAGGTCTTCAACCAGCCCCAACTTTGAAGTGATGAAGTCTACAAAGCAGATCCGCTTAAGAGATGGGCGGCGTATGAGCTACATGGAGCAAGGCAACCCAAACGGCATTCCGGTCCTTATGGTTCACAACATGCCTTATGGAGTGGAATTACCGGAGGCAGCTATTCAGGCGGCAAGCCGTTTAAACCTGCGCATTATTGCCCCTTACCGTCCCGGCTATGGGGACTCTGATAGAGTAAAACACGCCACGTCCAAATCCATATTGAATGCGGTTGCCAGCGATTTTTGTGAATTGCTCGATAAACTCGGCATTCCTCAGGCGACGGTGCTAGGACAAACGATTGGGGCTGTCTACGCTCTTCGGTTTGCAAGGCTCTATCCCAATCGTGTCACGCACTTATTTGCAGTTGGGCGTGCGCCCATATGGAAAGATGAGTGGAGTGCTCAAACACCGAAGCGCCAACGTCTTGCTCTTAGGCTTGCCAAACACTTACCACAACTTCTCCAGATTATTATGTGGGCTACCGTCAAGTTTCTGGACAAAGGAAATGGGGAGGAATTTATAATTACATCTTGCAAGGATGGTACCTCAGATGCTCATGCCTTGAAAAACCATGAGACTCTCCGGTTGATGGTAGAAGGGGCGGACGACGGCTTCAAGCAAGGGGTTGATGCCTTTTGCCTAGATTGTTTTTTGGCGGTTGAAGACTTCACCGATGAGGCGCGGGAACTGATGCATGCATTCCATATTCTACATGGCGATGACGATCAGATAGTCAAGATTTCCCAATCACAAGCGTTTGTAAAAAGTGTGCCGGGGACTGAACTTGAAGTGATTAAAGGCGCAGGGCAGCTGCTGATGTATAGCCACTGGGACCGGGTTCTAAAAGCAATCAAAACCAAACATCGATATTAG
- a CDS encoding autotransporter domain-containing protein, translating to MGLPLLSGGQFYSNSAEAANGSCPTISFVKGSDNIFRTPYVYVDADTGQCKSQVTHTPLPYQNGVSLQGYSQNGVFWLLPGKTESGINDRFGTSQTLLGACVGDGCGNAGRSDYVLCDPAAGACSVSHSYTDAAGRDVTFSFVMPAASATPTDEYEIRNFSTTYSAPKNNQVISFGPISNRKYGTADPVVGGWRVKAAIASSNPDAPTVKPAPPFLRSLTPSVCTAGRAFVNHPLEPYYYFINHEGIGTCTIEAYHDGNSGWNAATSVQQSFVISQNDQVILFNDATITPQSFVIDKVHRFSSVATTNGATSWAQRDVSSKLMVSYSSLTPNVCTVSGSTLTAYFANPAYYHFSNASITMVAPGDCTLQATQAGDANFTAAPTIQKTIKLVPPALNLTIAVPSKTVNGGTSITAFTPVTATGGYGALSYGISPALPTGLSMAGSSGQISGNAQAAAVGRVYAVTVTDSTLGTPQSKSANFTFQVGAACTATLKPNAISDLTYSPNTQPINVATQLENCIAENKGPIGTSITYSSPEVSSSQQSVASVANTFYGAGLQLKAGTAVGNYSVVATFSADAGGLYTASNSPVHIPFKVGKADQAINFTDPADQIFVLNAAVPLVATGGASSIPVTFTTQTSTVCSISESQATMLTAGNCTIRASQVGNDNYNAAPVADQTFAIGKGAQTISFTKPADQAFTPNGAVQLTATGGASGNRLTFASQTSTVCSVSESQATMLTAGNCTIRASQAGNDNYNVAADADQTFAIGKAAQTLSFTKPADQAFTPSGAVQLTATGGASGIPVTFTTQTSTVCSVSESQATMLTAGNCTIRASQAGNDNYNVAPDADQIFAIGKAAQTLSFTKPADQAFTPKGAVQLTATGGASGIPVTFTSQTSTVCTVLESQAILLTAGNCTIRASQAGNDNYNVAADADQTFAIGKAAQTISFTKPANQAFTPNGAVQLTATGGASGIPVTFTSQTSTVCTVLESQTILLTAGNCTIRASQAGNDNYNVAPDADQTFAIGKAAQTIGFSANPTSIQITYASALTVTGGAGTGQVSYALKDGAAFCSLSGSEVTGLATGQCTVEATKAGDISHNPAKKTLSIQVAKLTATVDLSGSSTQAELGEPVTYTATVSTNRKPALRVLRTSLPLSPPQVQGTVTFSDNGNPICAKVPLVNKAAQCTARFTTPGAHNVTAQFHGNASSATNMSRQLATAIDNSVEKTTQVQVEFMEERANLLVSSQFGGGRQVARLRAATTDQPTQTTSLANSSGSNSYLLSSSRLSSVAPQLSDAFFKHNPSQNVSAKPQGGLADLSISLLSSFMRQGPDNLSFSSNLSGVEVSGRISDRIEMAFSTSLSALNKASEAGNALEFDDRTPSTNQSFDMWAEGSFSTLRTSGNNDGHFGILTLGADYVLNPSVLVGAYMQFDSMNQSSDTASSSVRGQGWMAGPYATIRLTENLFFQSRAAWGQSKNKITPTGSYTDMFDTTRWLASMSLTGNYEQGNWLITPTASLSYFEETAESYRNTFGVFIPEVETSLGQFKAGPAISYRFQLSAKTVLEPHFGGQVIWNFANRTSATGVPSSKSDGTNNLRARAELGLKISMPNGIGADLQGSYDGIGSDDFEAISGRMRVNIPLN from the coding sequence GTGGGGCTGCCCCTGCTTTCAGGCGGTCAGTTTTATTCCAATAGTGCAGAAGCGGCCAACGGAAGTTGTCCAACCATATCCTTTGTCAAGGGGTCTGATAACATTTTCAGAACGCCTTATGTCTATGTCGATGCAGATACCGGGCAGTGTAAATCACAAGTTACTCACACGCCTCTGCCCTACCAGAATGGGGTATCCCTTCAGGGATATTCTCAAAATGGGGTGTTCTGGCTGTTACCCGGCAAAACTGAAAGTGGGATTAACGACAGGTTTGGCACATCGCAAACATTGCTGGGCGCTTGTGTTGGGGATGGGTGTGGCAACGCCGGGCGATCTGACTATGTACTATGCGATCCTGCAGCAGGGGCTTGTTCTGTTAGTCATAGCTATACGGATGCTGCGGGACGTGATGTAACGTTCTCTTTTGTCATGCCAGCGGCAAGTGCAACACCCACGGACGAATATGAAATTAGAAACTTCAGCACAACCTATAGCGCTCCTAAGAACAACCAAGTCATTTCATTCGGCCCCATTAGCAATCGAAAATATGGCACAGCTGACCCGGTCGTTGGCGGATGGAGGGTGAAGGCCGCAATTGCCTCATCTAACCCGGATGCTCCAACAGTTAAGCCGGCACCTCCTTTCTTGAGGTCGTTGACGCCAAGCGTTTGCACAGCTGGGCGCGCTTTCGTGAACCATCCGCTTGAGCCATATTATTATTTCATAAACCACGAAGGCATTGGCACATGTACAATTGAAGCTTATCATGATGGAAATTCCGGTTGGAACGCTGCCACTTCTGTTCAACAGTCCTTTGTTATTAGCCAAAACGATCAGGTAATCCTGTTCAACGATGCTACTATAACGCCGCAAAGTTTCGTCATAGACAAGGTACATCGTTTCTCTTCTGTAGCTACTACGAACGGAGCAACCAGTTGGGCTCAACGCGACGTTAGTAGTAAGTTAATGGTGTCCTACTCGTCTCTAACCCCTAATGTTTGTACTGTATCTGGGTCAACTCTGACGGCCTATTTCGCGAATCCAGCGTACTATCATTTTTCTAATGCCAGTATCACAATGGTCGCGCCCGGAGACTGTACGCTACAAGCAACCCAGGCCGGGGATGCCAATTTCACGGCTGCACCCACTATTCAAAAAACCATCAAACTGGTCCCGCCAGCTTTGAATCTTACCATTGCTGTGCCTTCAAAAACCGTCAATGGTGGAACGAGTATAACTGCATTCACACCAGTGACCGCAACAGGTGGCTATGGAGCGCTGAGTTATGGTATTTCCCCTGCTTTGCCCACAGGGCTGTCCATGGCAGGAAGCTCCGGGCAGATTTCCGGCAATGCGCAAGCTGCAGCGGTGGGCCGGGTTTATGCGGTGACAGTGACTGACAGCACTTTGGGTACTCCACAATCCAAATCTGCCAACTTCACATTTCAGGTAGGTGCTGCGTGCACCGCAACGCTAAAGCCAAATGCAATTTCAGATTTAACCTATAGTCCCAACACCCAACCAATAAACGTGGCAACGCAGCTCGAAAATTGTATTGCGGAAAATAAGGGACCAATTGGTACGTCTATTACGTACTCGTCTCCTGAGGTTAGTTCATCTCAACAGAGCGTCGCCAGCGTTGCCAATACTTTTTATGGTGCAGGGTTGCAATTGAAGGCAGGCACTGCTGTGGGCAACTATTCAGTAGTGGCAACATTCTCGGCGGATGCTGGTGGTCTCTACACAGCCAGTAACAGCCCGGTTCATATTCCTTTTAAAGTCGGAAAAGCAGACCAGGCCATTAACTTCACCGATCCTGCAGATCAGATCTTTGTGTTAAACGCAGCTGTCCCATTGGTTGCAACAGGCGGGGCCTCCAGTATCCCGGTCACCTTCACCACCCAAACCTCTACCGTGTGTTCAATCTCAGAGTCTCAAGCCACCATGCTGACTGCCGGAAACTGCACCATCCGCGCCTCACAGGTTGGCAACGATAACTACAACGCCGCGCCCGTTGCGGATCAGACCTTTGCAATCGGAAAAGGGGCGCAGACCATCAGTTTCACGAAACCTGCTGATCAGGCGTTCACACCAAACGGTGCCGTGCAACTGACGGCAACAGGCGGGGCCTCCGGTAATCGGCTCACCTTCGCCTCCCAAACCTCTACTGTGTGTTCTGTCTCAGAGTCTCAAGCCACCATGCTGACTGCCGGAAACTGCACCATCCGCGCCTCACAGGCCGGCAACGATAACTACAACGTTGCGGCTGATGCAGACCAGACCTTTGCAATTGGCAAGGCAGCGCAGACCCTAAGCTTCACGAAACCTGCGGATCAGGCGTTCACACCCAGCGGTGCCGTGCAACTGACGGCAACAGGTGGCGCCTCCGGTATCCCGGTTACCTTCACCACCCAAACCTCTACCGTGTGTTCAGTCTCAGAGTCTCAAGCCACCATGCTGACTGCCGGAAACTGCACCATCCGCGCCTCACAGGCCGGCAACGATAACTACAACGTCGCGCCCGATGCAGACCAGATCTTTGCAATTGGCAAGGCAGCGCAGACCCTAAGCTTCACGAAACCTGCGGATCAGGCGTTCACACCCAAAGGTGCCGTGCAACTAACGGCAACAGGCGGGGCCTCCGGTATCCCGGTCACCTTCACCTCCCAAACCTCTACCGTGTGTACAGTCTTAGAGTCTCAAGCGATCCTGCTCACTGCCGGAAACTGCACCATCCGCGCCTCACAGGCCGGCAACGATAACTACAACGTTGCGGCTGATGCAGACCAGACCTTTGCAATTGGCAAGGCAGCGCAGACCATAAGCTTCACGAAACCAGCAAACCAGGCGTTCACACCCAACGGTGCCGTGCAACTGACGGCAACAGGCGGGGCCTCCGGTATCCCGGTCACCTTCACCTCCCAAACCTCTACCGTGTGTACAGTCTTAGAGTCTCAAACGATCCTGCTCACTGCCGGAAACTGCACCATCCGCGCCTCACAGGCCGGCAACGATAACTACAACGTCGCGCCCGATGCAGACCAGACCTTTGCAATTGGCAAGGCTGCGCAGACCATAGGCTTTAGTGCAAATCCCACATCGATTCAGATCACGTATGCTTCCGCACTCACCGTAACTGGTGGGGCAGGGACAGGACAGGTGTCTTATGCCCTCAAAGACGGTGCGGCCTTCTGTTCCCTGTCCGGTTCCGAGGTTACCGGCCTTGCGACAGGGCAATGCACCGTCGAAGCCACAAAAGCCGGAGACATTTCTCATAACCCGGCCAAGAAAACCCTGAGTATTCAAGTTGCCAAGCTCACTGCCACTGTGGATTTATCTGGATCCTCAACGCAAGCAGAGTTGGGCGAACCGGTCACCTACACAGCAACGGTCAGCACCAACCGCAAGCCAGCCTTGCGTGTGCTACGCACCAGTTTGCCGCTGTCGCCACCGCAAGTGCAGGGCACCGTCACCTTCAGCGACAATGGCAACCCGATTTGTGCAAAGGTTCCGTTGGTGAACAAGGCAGCTCAGTGTACTGCACGATTCACAACGCCGGGCGCACACAATGTCACTGCGCAGTTCCATGGCAATGCTTCTTCCGCCACCAACATGTCCCGCCAGCTGGCGACAGCAATCGACAACAGCGTGGAAAAAACAACGCAGGTGCAGGTGGAGTTTATGGAAGAACGGGCAAACCTTCTTGTGTCCAGTCAGTTCGGCGGAGGCCGGCAAGTCGCCCGTCTGCGTGCAGCAACCACAGACCAGCCGACACAAACAACATCACTGGCCAATTCCTCCGGCTCAAACTCCTACCTGCTGTCTTCGTCCCGTCTCAGCAGCGTGGCCCCACAATTGAGCGATGCCTTTTTTAAACACAACCCAAGCCAAAACGTCTCTGCAAAGCCTCAGGGCGGGTTGGCAGATCTTTCCATCAGCCTGCTGAGCAGTTTTATGCGTCAGGGGCCGGATAATCTGTCATTCAGCAGCAATTTGAGCGGTGTGGAAGTATCCGGTCGCATCAGTGACCGTATTGAAATGGCATTTTCCACCAGCTTGTCGGCGTTGAACAAAGCCAGTGAAGCCGGAAACGCACTGGAGTTTGATGACCGCACACCATCAACCAACCAGTCTTTCGACATGTGGGCAGAAGGCAGCTTCAGCACTTTACGCACTTCCGGCAACAACGACGGCCATTTTGGTATTCTGACACTGGGTGCAGATTACGTGCTCAACCCGTCGGTTCTTGTGGGTGCTTACATGCAGTTCGACAGCATGAACCAGTCTTCTGACACCGCGAGTTCCAGTGTGCGTGGTCAGGGCTGGATGGCGGGTCCTTATGCTACAATCCGGTTGACTGAAAATCTGTTCTTCCAATCCCGCGCTGCTTGGGGGCAGTCCAAAAATAAAATCACCCCAACCGGTAGCTATACAGACATGTTCGACACAACCCGTTGGTTGGCCTCAATGAGTTTGACTGGCAACTACGAGCAGGGCAACTGGCTCATTACACCAACAGCTTCGTTGTCCTACTTCGAAGAAACCGCTGAGAGTTACAGAAATACCTTCGGTGTGTTCATTCCTGAAGTTGAAACAAGCCTTGGTCAATTTAAGGCAGGACCAGCGATCAGCTACCGGTTCCAGTTATCAGCAAAGACGGTTCTTGAACCGCACTTTGGCGGACAGGTTATCTGGAATTTTGCCAACCGCACCAGCGCAACTGGTGTGCCCTCGTCCAAATCAGACGGCACCAACAATCTGCGGGCACGCGCTGAGTTGGGTCTAAAAATCTCCATGCCCAATGGCATAGGTGCGGATCTGCAAGGGTCTTATGATGGCATCGGGTCAGATGATTTTGAAGCAATCTCGGGCCGCATGCGCGTCAACATCCCGCTGAATTAG
- a CDS encoding Ig-like domain-containing protein, with amino-acid sequence MTDISANTVKRARFSFESGAGAYGQRTDWIGFTNSQSDCPDGHNGVGPVWYLETDDESDNGKYVCGFASDGTSSAHVVSTNPISVDSKKPVLGPANAISRNIPTGQSVVVLSLTGHVTATDSVDPNPRVEYKINGAVVTGSHTFPLGETAVSVRAIDHVDRKSDSKAFTVTVKDNEKPSISTPANTTIPTDPGQQTASYDVSSSATATDIVDPNPTVSYWLGSTQITGQHNFSLGSNNVRVEAVDSSGNKAITSFQVIVEDREIPVILDVRDVTLNTDAGQPTATYNPTLIGRASDNVASGLTITHLIGSTPVTGLYAFSIGRTTVTVTAQDTSGNTAVQESFDVHVTDDEAPIITVPSTQIRDAVPPLQTAEVDVTSLVNISDNSGFYSSRYLWGTTELTGPFDFPIGDNLILITATDGDGDGNIADQQQFIVRVRDIELPVITPPSDIVLDVATGDTSVSRDVTTLGQIRDNHSSNLSIIFRIGTSVFNGLYSFPLGVTVVTMDATDDAGNDALRQSFQVTVQDLVAPDMPLEPDITFTDDDAIHVTGLAERNAQIVVRFPKGDSAKAKADANGRYAVVSQIGQTNGKVSIQAIDAANNLSPVRYVDVVVRGDPIRVSLSALPKQVAGATSHILEVTFSQSITGFEPSDFVSKNAGVEILSANADNSVFKVKVTTSGVGDVELFLPEGRVDGLLRNTNLASNIVISADKTKQTTEEQITKFMQERATLLLSRQPKLTAFIKKKTKTPELKAGPAGTIGKLTADQPFNLPIWTQLSGNLTFSGGGESLYLFSAIGMHGYMQPNLIVGGMLELDYLERKEGQATTSGVGWLAGPYFGAQLFEQPLYMEGKALFGQTFNHISPGGSYSDAFTTTRLLAQIQLSGSLRAYQVDWVPFVDASYLMDVADGYKDTPGNEISKQDIMVSQVQTGLEFEKEMTIFDGKFAINGGVSGIWSASTGTAATVVPSYEGWRASTKLGFIYSSQDSHEIKFDAEYDGIGVDDYESFSLNLQLTRKF; translated from the coding sequence ATGACTGACATTTCCGCTAATACAGTGAAACGGGCCCGGTTTTCTTTTGAATCCGGTGCCGGTGCTTATGGACAGCGAACAGACTGGATTGGATTTACTAATAGCCAAAGCGATTGCCCCGACGGACACAACGGGGTTGGCCCAGTTTGGTATCTTGAAACAGACGACGAGTCCGATAACGGCAAATATGTTTGCGGCTTCGCAAGTGATGGGACCAGCAGCGCTCATGTCGTCAGCACAAATCCGATCTCCGTTGACAGCAAAAAGCCCGTATTAGGGCCCGCCAATGCTATTAGCAGAAACATCCCAACTGGACAAAGCGTGGTTGTTCTTTCACTCACAGGCCACGTCACTGCTACTGACAGTGTAGATCCTAATCCGCGGGTGGAATATAAAATCAACGGCGCTGTTGTGACAGGGAGCCATACTTTCCCGCTGGGAGAAACAGCGGTTAGCGTTCGTGCTATTGATCATGTAGACCGCAAGTCAGATTCCAAGGCCTTTACCGTTACGGTGAAGGACAATGAAAAACCGAGCATATCCACGCCTGCAAATACCACAATACCTACAGATCCAGGCCAGCAAACCGCCTCGTATGACGTTAGCTCTAGCGCAACAGCGACGGATATCGTTGATCCCAACCCTACTGTAAGCTATTGGCTCGGCAGCACCCAAATAACCGGCCAACACAACTTTTCATTGGGCAGCAATAATGTACGCGTGGAAGCGGTAGATAGCAGTGGCAATAAGGCCATCACTAGTTTTCAAGTCATTGTTGAGGACAGAGAGATCCCTGTCATTTTGGATGTGCGGGACGTAACGCTAAACACCGACGCAGGGCAGCCCACGGCAACATATAACCCAACCCTCATTGGTCGAGCGAGTGACAACGTCGCCAGTGGACTAACGATCACGCATCTGATTGGCTCAACGCCCGTCACAGGCCTTTACGCCTTCTCAATAGGGCGCACAACTGTCACGGTTACAGCGCAGGACACAAGTGGCAACACTGCGGTTCAGGAATCGTTTGATGTCCATGTCACAGATGATGAAGCTCCAATTATCACCGTTCCATCCACGCAAATTCGGGATGCTGTGCCTCCGTTACAAACAGCAGAAGTAGATGTGACCAGCCTGGTCAATATCAGTGATAACTCAGGTTTTTATTCCTCCCGATACCTTTGGGGAACGACAGAACTTACTGGCCCTTTTGATTTTCCAATTGGTGACAACCTCATCCTCATTACTGCAACGGATGGGGATGGGGATGGGAATATTGCAGATCAGCAGCAGTTTATTGTCAGGGTAAGAGACATTGAATTGCCTGTGATAACGCCCCCCTCTGACATAGTTTTAGATGTGGCGACAGGAGACACATCAGTCTCTCGTGATGTGACAACTCTTGGTCAGATCCGTGATAATCACAGTAGCAACCTATCTATTATTTTTCGCATTGGGACTTCCGTTTTCAATGGACTCTACAGTTTCCCGCTGGGTGTAACAGTCGTCACCATGGACGCTACTGATGATGCCGGCAATGATGCTCTGAGGCAAAGTTTCCAAGTCACAGTACAGGATCTGGTTGCACCCGATATGCCACTTGAGCCCGATATTACATTCACGGATGATGATGCCATCCATGTGACTGGTCTGGCAGAACGCAATGCACAAATTGTCGTTCGTTTTCCCAAAGGCGATAGTGCCAAGGCGAAAGCAGATGCAAATGGTAGATATGCAGTCGTTTCACAAATAGGGCAAACAAATGGGAAAGTATCTATTCAGGCAATTGATGCTGCAAACAATTTGTCTCCAGTGCGCTATGTTGATGTTGTTGTGCGTGGGGATCCGATCAGGGTTTCCCTTTCTGCTCTGCCAAAACAGGTCGCCGGGGCCACCTCTCATATTTTAGAGGTGACATTCTCTCAAAGCATCACAGGCTTTGAGCCTTCTGATTTTGTGTCAAAAAACGCAGGTGTTGAGATTTTGAGCGCGAATGCAGACAACTCAGTGTTCAAAGTCAAGGTAACAACAAGCGGTGTTGGGGATGTTGAACTTTTCTTGCCGGAAGGACGCGTAGATGGTTTGCTCAGAAACACCAACCTTGCTTCAAATATAGTCATATCAGCTGACAAGACCAAACAGACGACAGAGGAACAGATCACAAAATTCATGCAAGAACGGGCAACACTTCTGCTTTCTCGACAACCTAAACTCACAGCATTCATAAAGAAGAAAACGAAAACACCTGAGTTAAAAGCGGGTCCTGCGGGAACCATCGGGAAACTCACCGCTGACCAGCCGTTCAATCTACCTATATGGACGCAATTATCCGGCAATCTGACATTTTCTGGCGGCGGAGAAAGCCTCTATCTGTTCAGCGCTATAGGCATGCATGGTTACATGCAACCCAACTTAATTGTAGGCGGCATGCTTGAGCTGGATTATTTGGAGCGTAAAGAAGGGCAGGCGACAACCTCCGGTGTGGGTTGGCTTGCCGGGCCATACTTTGGCGCGCAACTATTTGAACAACCTCTTTACATGGAGGGCAAAGCTCTCTTTGGCCAAACGTTCAATCACATTAGCCCAGGGGGAAGCTACAGTGATGCGTTTACTACAACTCGGCTACTGGCCCAAATTCAGCTGAGCGGCTCTTTGCGGGCCTATCAAGTGGACTGGGTTCCCTTCGTGGACGCCTCTTATCTTATGGATGTTGCAGACGGTTACAAAGATACACCGGGCAATGAAATTTCCAAGCAAGATATCATGGTCTCACAGGTGCAGACTGGTCTGGAATTTGAAAAAGAGATGACCATTTTTGACGGAAAATTCGCCATAAATGGTGGCGTTTCAGGCATTTGGAGCGCAAGCACAGGGACAGCGGCAACCGTCGTACCTTCCTATGAAGGATGGCGCGCCTCCACCAAGTTGGGTTTCATATATAGCTCTCAGGATAGTCATGAGATCAAGTTTGATGCTGAGTACGATGGCATTGGCGTCGATGACTATGAAAGTTTCAGCCTGAACTTGCAGTTAACACGAAAATTCTGA
- a CDS encoding GSU2403 family nucleotidyltransferase fold protein yields MTDLPLAYQNLAADYIQKTHDDGGVLRGSVYQQAKGNIENVFVKMPVGAGRKSLYIGPALQTETQAKVEAIKHASERARARRKDLSVLNKVGVLSTHSYAGRVLDAMSYHGLFRNGAILVGTLAYQCYPLLLGCTLPSTQLATDDADLVAASLAIKADDGIDMLSILKDADPSFAPIPELDGRAKPSRFRSRIGFVVDLLTPTRKRDEKQPLELQGLDAGAMSLQYLAWLIDESSPAALPYGSGIPVYVPRPERYAVHKLIISQKRAHTPTKTLKDLAQAKALIEVIERTRPGLISDQLLDAHAQGKQGWSEPITKAMRALWPDGSWRERAEFEEFVDAL; encoded by the coding sequence ATGACCGATCTTCCTCTCGCCTATCAAAACCTTGCTGCAGATTATATTCAGAAAACCCATGACGATGGTGGGGTTCTTCGGGGCTCTGTTTATCAGCAGGCCAAAGGCAATATTGAGAACGTTTTCGTCAAAATGCCGGTGGGTGCTGGACGAAAGAGCCTTTACATAGGCCCTGCCCTGCAAACAGAAACGCAGGCGAAGGTCGAGGCAATCAAACACGCCAGCGAACGCGCACGGGCACGGCGTAAAGACCTGAGTGTCCTCAACAAAGTGGGCGTTCTTTCCACGCACAGCTATGCCGGGCGCGTGCTGGATGCCATGTCCTACCACGGCCTGTTTAGAAACGGCGCAATTTTGGTGGGCACTCTGGCTTATCAGTGCTACCCGCTGCTCTTGGGCTGCACCCTCCCCTCCACTCAGTTGGCAACAGATGATGCCGATCTGGTCGCCGCCTCACTGGCCATTAAGGCAGATGACGGAATTGATATGCTTTCGATCCTGAAGGATGCCGATCCAAGTTTTGCGCCCATTCCAGAGCTGGACGGGCGTGCCAAACCCTCACGGTTCCGGTCCCGAATAGGCTTTGTCGTTGACCTTTTAACACCAACCCGCAAACGAGATGAAAAGCAGCCGTTGGAACTGCAAGGCTTGGATGCTGGTGCTATGAGTCTGCAATATCTGGCGTGGTTGATTGACGAATCCAGCCCCGCGGCTCTGCCCTACGGCTCGGGAATTCCGGTATACGTGCCACGGCCAGAGCGCTATGCGGTCCACAAGCTCATCATCTCACAAAAACGAGCTCACACCCCGACCAAAACATTAAAGGATCTGGCACAAGCAAAAGCCTTGATTGAAGTGATCGAGAGAACGCGCCCCGGCCTGATCAGTGACCAGCTTCTGGATGCGCACGCACAGGGAAAACAAGGTTGGAGCGAGCCAATCACCAAAGCCATGAGGGCGCTCTGGCCAGATGGGTCATGGCGTGAGCGAGCTGAATTTGAAGAATTCGTCGATGCGCTTTGA